In Candida orthopsilosis Co 90-125, chromosome 4 draft sequence, the genomic stretch TACATATTATCACGTTCAAAAGTCAAAGCACTTTAGTCATATGAGCCGCACTGCTTAGTAAgaaataaattgttgaattatATAAATGAAAGCTAGAGtaatatttcaaaagaatcCTCATATGCCAATCTCCAGCGACTATGGCTCAACCATTCTACGGAGACATCCAATCATATGATATACACACTTACTGGAACAACAATAACCAAGGGGAAAGGCAATTTGCTTATAATCTCAGAGAAAAGGTGTTAAAAGAGTTTGACAGGGACATCAAAAATGGTGACATTAGAGTGTACAAGTTCCACGACAAACCCATTGGGCCTCATACGTTGAACATGTGGGAACTAGACTTTAGGAAGCCAGAGTTGTTTGTAAAACTTGTCccttattttcaattgaaccaTGGCAAGTTATCTGTTTTGATTCATCCTAGGACAAGCCAAGGGGATCTCAAAGACCATACTGATCATGCACTTTGGCTTGGACATAAATTGCGTTTAGATACCAGCTTCTTAGAAGATTAGATATGTAGTATGTTGGAGTAATTATTTATAATCATGTttactttcaaattttgttaCCTCTATAATATAAAAAGCTTCGATGACGACAATGTAGCATCTTAATTTTGAGTACTTTCTACTGCTCACCATTCATTATAGCAGTCATCTTAGCAGCAATATTAGCTCAAGTATAATTTCCTGCACTTAAAGTGAACTTACGGCGGAAATCGCGCATACTATCAATGGCTTCTCTATCTAAAAAATCTTTGCAATATATCAAACGGCAGAATCACCTCAAAAGATTATGTACCTGCAaaagtatatatatagcACCTATTCTCCTAAAATCACACAACTTAGTCAATTTTATTTCATAATTTCAATCTATCACAACAATGCAAACCCTACGCATCAAGTTGAGTAATGTACACTGTCAAAAGTGTGAAACAACCATCAAAAAGGTTATATCACGATTTTACAAAATAAACGAAATTGAGGCGAATATCGTTTCAGAACTGAATATTGAAGAGTTGTCTAATAGGGAAGTATTTTTTTACCTAAAAGATGCAGAAGTGACCTTGTACGGAAGTAATATTatcgatttcaaaaacgatttgaaaaaagtgatcaagcaattggaaaagtcGGGGTTTGGTGTAACGAAAtgggttgttgttgacgaAAACGGCGACCAAAACTCATTTGAGAATGCTCATGATATCGAAGTTGGGCCAGGAGATGCTCCCCACCATGATGgcttttttgatatttgggGAATTTTCGAAAAATATCTGGCCTCCAAATCAGCCAAAAAGCATTTAAAGTATTGTACCGTGTGCCAAAACAGCAAAGCAAGCAAAGCAAGCAAAACGAATGAAACTAGTGACTCCTCGTctgttgaaacaaaagttgaagtaTCTGAACCGGAGTTTAGAGCTTCCTTTATGATTACTGGAATGACTTGTTCATCCTGTGTTCATACAGTGGAGGACGCACTTAAAGGACTACTTGGAGGAGACAAGGATTCAGCTTCAATGGGTGACGCTAACTATTCGGTGAATTTGCTTCAGCAATCAGTAGTTGCtatcatcaaaaacaaacaattaATCAATCAGATCATTGATCGTGTGAATGACTTGGGATTCGAATGTAAGCTCATTGAAGTGTTGCCAGTCCACAGATCAATAAACACGAGAATAACTGCGTTAATTGGAGGCATGACGTGCGCTGCTTGCGCAAACTCAATCGAAGCTGCGGTTAAAAACTTGccttttgttttggaaagtgGTATTAATGTTGTGACTAAAAATGCGcaatttgttcttgaaGATGATACACATCATGAAAActtgcaaaaattgaaggaaGCGGTTGAGGATTGTgggtttgattttgaagtaGTCACCAATGAAAAGATCAACTTCACTTCAGCAAAGCAAAAACCAAGAACAATCAATATTAAAGTTGAAGGAATGTTTTGTGATCATTGCCCCGAAATTATTATGAGCTATCTATTACGCTATGGGGATGCCATTGTCGTACATGACCCGATTACTTTAAAGCATCCAATTATCAAGTTTACATATGTTCCCAGCCGTAACGTGACTGCTCGTCAAATTGTGTGGgatttgaatcatttgaGAGATGATGGAACAGGAAACCATACAATTGATAACGAGGGCGGATCATTCACTTGTGGGTTAGTGAAGCCTGTCTCTGTGGACGAGCATATCAAAAAGTTAGCCAGAAGTGAAGTGATGAATCTTGCTTTGCGATTGGTGTTGGCTACAGTCTTTGCCATTCCTACATTTATCTTTGGTATTGTTGCCATGTCATTGCTATCAAAACACCATCCATTTAGGGTTTGGGTAGAGGAACCAATTTGGGTTGGTAATGCATCTCGTGCTAGTTGGATATTGCTCATATTATCAACCCCAGTGTATCTTTTTGCCGCTGACACTTTCCACCGTAAGGCAATCAaggaaatcaaatcattatgGCTCCACAAAAACTCCTTCAAGAGTCGCTTGCTCAAGTTTGgatcaatgaatttgttaatGAGCTTGGGAACTACAGTAGCCTACTTTGCCAGTATTGCTTTGTTAGCATTGAGTGCAAATCAAAAAGCTAAAACCCACATGGGATTTCATACAACTTATTTTGACTCAGTTGTttttttgacattttttttattgattggaaaattgttgcaaagcTATTCGAAGAGCAAAACTGCTGACGctatttccaaattggccactttgaaacaaaacacGGCCATAGTAGTGGACGAAGTAGAGGgacattttgaaaatgaccAAGTCGTTGATTTAGAGTTATTGGAGGTTGGTGATTACATAAAGATCGGCTCTGGCGAGTCGCCGCCAGTCGATTGTGTCATATTAAACGGTGAATCAAATTTCGACGAAAGTGCATTGACTGGTGAATCAACACCGGTGAAGCATATCGAGGGCCACCAGATTTTCTCGGGAACTGTTAATATTGGAAGCCACTCTATCATTGCCAAGGTGACCAGTTTGGAGGGTGATTCTTTATTGAGTCAAATCATTAATACGGTCAGGGATGGCCAACTTAAGAAAGCTCCCATGGAGAGAACCGCCGACCTCATAACAGGTTATTTTGTACCTATAATAATCACCGTTGCAATAATCACCTGGGTTATCTGGCTCAGTTTAGGATATTCAGGCGTCTTGCCCCAAAGCTACCTCGACATTGATATTGGCGGATGGACTGTTTGGTCATTGGAATTTGCAATTGctgtgtttgttgttgcatgCCCTTGTGGTATTGGATTAGCCGCGCCTACCGCACTCTTTGTTGGTTCTGGTTTAGCCGCAAAGTATGGTATTTTAGCCAAGggtggtggtgctgctTTTCAAGATGGAGCAACAGCCAATATTGTTTGCTTTGATAAAACAGGAACATTGACCAGGGGAGAATTGGCTGTGACAAATTACTCCTTTGTTGAGAAGGAGCTGGCTTTGAAGCAATTTTCACTACAAATTGCAAGAGATTTGGAAGTTGCATCGTCGCACCCTCTAGCCAAAGCAACCAGATTGTTTGCAGAGTATTTAAGCCTCAATAAGGGTATTCCCTTGGTGGCTAATAAAATACCTCAAGTTGAAACTGTTCATGGTCGTGGTTTAAGGGGtgattttgtttacaaCGATGGTGAAGAAAGTGATTGGGGTAAATTCCAGCCGACTGAAGCTATACTAGGTAACgaaaaactttttgaagaGAATGATGTGTTAGTCAATGACGAGCAGCAGACTCTCTTAACAAAATGGAAAACAGAATGTAAGTCAGTGATGTTGGTTGGTTTGAAATGCCCAACCTATTTCAACGACGATaaaattcatttgatatttATGATGGCTGCTAGAGACCAAATCCGACCAGAGACCAAAAAAGTTATggaatatttcaatttgaaaaacattGACACATGGATGATTACTGGGGACAATTCGCTCACTGCAAATGCTATagcaaaagaaattggcaTAACCAATGTGGTTAGCGAGGTTTTGCCggatgaaaaagaagctcaaatcaaaagaattcgtcagttgaaacaaaatgacAGCAATAAATCCAAATGTGTCATTGCTATGGTAGGTGATGGTATAAATGATGCTCCAGCACTCGCTGCTGCTGATGTTGGAATTGCCCTTAGTTCAGGTGCTGATCTTGCTGTCACTTCGAGTGACTTCatcttgttgaacaagCTACACCCTTTGATCTGCTTAGTAacattatttgatttatctCGAGTTGTATTCCGTCGTGtcaagttcaattttgcatGGAGTTTGGTTTACAATATGATTGGGTTGCCGATTGCTGCTGGTGTGATTTATCCATATAGGAATTCTCGATTGGATCCGGTTTGGGCTAGTGCAGCTATGGCATTGAGTTCAGTGAGTGTTGTGTTGAGTAGTTTGGCTTTAAGGCTCTACAAGCCAAAGTTGCATGCTAAAGACTTTGATTTGAAGGAAGACGAGGAGACATTGCCCGAAGAGGATTGAAAGatataaataaaaatgAATAAATCTTATCGTAAATTCGTAATCTCTTATTGAGCGAAGATTGCCTGGTCGAATTGAACAACCATTACTGTTACATTATCGGTAGTGGATGCATCGATTGCCAATTGACACAACTTTTTAGATGCTTCTTGTGCGTCCAACCCCTTTTTAAAGCAATCAGCAACTATTTTACAAGCTTTGGTATCACTAATTACATCCCAGACCCCATCACATGCAATGATCATAAATTCGTCATCCTTGATTATCTGTGTGGATGTGGTGAATGGCTTTCCTAAAACCAAATCTTTCATATAAGAATCACCCAACGACCTCGTTACAGCTAGCACCCCATTAACACgattcttcaatatcaatccACCAGAATTTTCCACCCTATCTATTTCATTCTTGTCTGACGCCTTATGGTCGTATGATAGTCTATATGCTTTACCTTTTCGGCTCAATACTATTCTTGAGTCCCCAACATTGGAGGTGTATAACATCCTCTTGTGATTTTTGGTGGgcacaaaatcaaatgacTTTGAAGTGTCGTCAGTTTGTTTTCCAATATTGTTTGTATTCACCATACAATCATCCTCGGTTTCACTCTCCCAGCGGAGAACTGCCACCGCGGCGGTGCATCCTGATGCTCCTTGGCCATTCTTCTCAATTATTTCATCAGCTTTGACAAAACTTTTGTACAAATGATCTTTCATATCCACTCTGCCCTTCAACGGTATACTTGAGGTAGAGCTACCTGGATTTGTAAAGATGGGACTACCCTCTGAATGGTTCGGTGGAGCGGTGGGCTGCTCAGATGACGATAAATTTGCTTTATTGCTTGATGGAAGGGTGTTGTTTTGATCTtgcaattccaaatcaatttcttgttcaagTAAAGAGTGTAAGTTATTACCACACCAGCGAGCGCTATCTTTTCCGGCATGGCCATCGAAGATGGCAAAATAGCCCCAATCAACACGTTCAGCAAAATTTGCAATGTACGTATGAACATCTTCCATTTTGGATCTATAAGTAGAATTCTTGTTCTCAGCTACACCTACTTTAAAAGATAAGCCGGCAAACGGGTCGTACTCTGACGATGTTTTCGATCTAGGCTTAGCTGAATGGTGGGCTGGTGGGGAATCTATCATGTCAGAAGTACTGCTCAGATCCAGTGGTGGTAATGGTATCTTTGGATCCGTCAATGGAGGCGTAGTTCTTCTGTCAGTAGGCGATTGTGTGTGATTGCTTGAGGAATGTTGGCTTGTCATCTCTTCCAGGTGGTTTTTTTGGTGATACTCTGCTCGCCTTTGCGCCAACCCTTGATGTGACACAGGTTGTTGCCCAAATGAAGCAActgatggtgatgatatATCAACGTTTGGATCTGGCTCAGTTGCATTCATATTTATTAGATTGTGTATTTGTTAAGAGCTATTTTTATCCAAAAGTAGGTCGTGGTACTGTTTAGTCAAAAAAGGTTTATTAATGATGCAATGGCGTTTATATagctttgttttcaaatggtTGTGGTTaagcaaaaattgttttagAGTCGCGCCCACGTCATAAGTTACATTTGTTCTAAATTTAACTTTAATGAGAGCAATGTCGTGCAAATGAAGTGACGCAATGCTAGATTTCCGACATAggaaaatatttcaaaatagcAAGCATaaaatgttttgtttatgCTGGACCAAGAAGTAAAATTATCACAGCCACATATCAGCTGTTGAGTGACACAAACGCTTCTCTAGGAGGAAAATTTCTTACAACATGTAATGTGTGGTACCAACCACCAAGTAAGAGCAAATAATGAGGTTAGACACCTTTTGACTACAAAAATGGCAAAAAAATGATTATAATCAGCGAAAAGCTCCTCTTTAGTAGATTTAACATTTTGCAAGCTTTCGAAAGGACTTTGGGACTAATCGTTCCATACTTCCCCTTTACCACAATATTAGAGCCAAAACTGTTAACAAGCTCTACTTGTTTTTATTATCGTGTGGGTGTAATAAATTCATCTCCACATTTTTTTCTCCCATTCAAAACCTTAGTAACcttcaaaaaaaaaataattcaGGGGGTGTGTCGAGTTGCCACACTTTCTTGTCCTTTGTATCACTGAGATCAATACATTGAACATAGTCGTCATGCCAGCAGAAGTTCCCATCCCATATACGTCTATTGGCAAGCCTATTACCgagtttgttgaatataatAAcgccaatttttcaaccacAACATGGAAAGTTCCTTCAAACGTCGAATACAAGGGAAAGATCTTCTATGTCCATGGATTCATGGAAAGCGCATCCATCTACACTGAGTTTTTTGACAACTTATCTCAAAATGGTTATGAAGTGTTTTTCTTTGACCAAAGAGGCTCTGGTGAGACATCACCAAATGACTTGGGAGGAACTAATGAGTTTTACACTTTTGACGATTTGGATTTCTTTCTCAAGCGCAGCTTGGATGCACGTAGTGATCCTAAGGAAAAGTTTATTTTGATGGGCCATTCAATGGGTGGGGGAATCATTTTGAATTATGGAATTAGAGGTAAATACAAGGATGGGATAAAGGCCATTATTGCTTGTGGtccattgatcaaattacACCCTAAAACGCAACCAAATATTGTCTCCAGGTTGGCATTGCCTTATGTTTCCAAAGTGTTACCAAACTTCAAATTAGACTCAAAGTTGAATTATGATTACATCACATCAAATAAGAGATGGCAAAACTATATCAGAGAACATGacaagaagttgattgGTTCCCTTGCACAATTCAATGATATGTTTAAGAGAGGtaaagatttgttgaaccCAGAATATGCACAGAAGTTCGACACCAATATtgctttgttgattgtacATGGTACTCATGATTACATCAATGACATAAAAGGAAGTGAGGAGTTTTTCCCGTTATTGCCAGAGAATATGAACAAGGTAATTGATAGAATTGATGCTGGAAGACATAGTTTATTTGTGGAGAACGACGAGTTATTCAAGTTGGTTTTTAAGAAAGTCACTGACTTCCTTCAAGAATACGCAAGGAGGGAATAGGTAGAGCTaattgttttctttatATATCATTGTGATGTGTTGTGTTTCCGCTTCCACTATCTCTCTATGACTTTCTCTGTAAGCGCATAATCCCTTTTTATATAACACAAAGCAACACACAAAGTGAAGAAAATTTGACAGGCAATTTTCACAAGAACCGCCCAACTTTTATCAGGCCGATCCACTCATTTCCGAGACACACACGACTCATCCCGGGATCCTCATCACTACATAATCCAACCTTGATAAAGACTAGTCACATTTACTCACCAAGAGTGCCCCAATGCCTttcttgcaatttttttaaGTACTACCATGGGATACActatcaaacaaaagattgaaataTGTCTCAAAGCAGAGTCAAATCCCCACATGACACAGTCTGATCTTGCTGTATGGGCAATGAAGGAATATGGACTGACAAGGCCACCTTCTCAAACGACAATTTCTCGTATTTTGAGCTCAAAGAATGATATAATCGCGTCTAAGGAAGATGAATTCAAGTTGGTGCGTCGGAGAAAGCAAACCAACCCCTTGTTACGCAAGATATTGACCGAGTGGATTACTCAAGCAACATGGGAAGGCATTCCTATCACCACCCCCATTATCCAACTGACGGCGCACGCTATATGGACAAGATTGCCTAAAGAGGACAAATCTGGAAACGGAGTATTCAACCAAAAGTGGTGTGCTCATTTCATAAAAAAACTAAATATAAACATCACGGgaagtgaagaagatatCAAACAGAACTTTGGCTACAAGTTGAATAAAGTTTGGATGTTGGATGAAAAAGTagagttgaagaattaCTTGAGCAACATGATTAAACAAGACAATTATTCGCCACAGGATATTTTtgtgattgatgaatttcaattgttttattcACTTCCCTTGGACCAGATATTTGACGTCAGCTCTGTTGATAAAGGGTTGCAACAATCACATACATCGAATGAGTATTCGTTGACCGCCTTACTAGGATGTAATATTGACGGTCTGGAGAAGCTATTACCTTTGATTGTTGGGAAATATGACAAGTTCGGTGTATCAAAGAGCTCATTTGCTAATTTACAAGCTGTATCGAGCGATGCCACATCCCATCATAACCTAATGAACAAGATTACTCAAGTGTACAATATATCATACAAGGCAAACACCAATAAATGGATCACATCTCtgatgtttcaaaattacaTACTATCGCTTGATCACAAAATTCACAGCTTGACTCCTCAtagaaaaattttgattatcTTGGATGATTGTTCGAGCCATCGATTAGTCAATATCAAGTTTCAGCATATCAAACTTGTGTACTTGAAGAATGAAACTTGTCATAAAAACCCATACAATACTTCCTATGGCTctgtcaaatttgattatttaCCAATGAACTTTGGAATCATAGAAGAATTCAAGATATTTTATCGTATTCAGCAATACACTGAGATGATCCGATTGCAACGCAAAAAGTCAATGgcaaataaaacaaaacagTCAGCATCAACCACATCCTCATTAGGTTTAAATTATAATATGGCTAATACTTCACCAGCACTCGAGGTATTGGCAGAACAAGACTATCATATTCCAATGATTACCGTTATTGAGTGGGTAACTAGGGCATGGTCTTGGGTTTCACCTGAACGTATCTTTCAATCATGGAAGAAAACTCGACTATTGCCATTGACCCCTAACCAAAGTTGGCCCAGCTTCAAAACGAGGGACATGGCAGATGGTATTTTCAGAAACCTCAACAAAAGTCTCCGCCTTTTTAATGAGGCAAGAAGCCATAAGGAATTGGAGGATATTATGGGACATTTGAATGTGGTTATACCTTGGGAAATCGAGGAATTGGTTGGATTGGTTAATGAACGTGGTAAGATTACTCTAAATTACGcctcaattgaagaaattattGGTAGTTGTCTCCTGGAAGcgattgaagatgatggcAATAGCgatgaagacgatgatAATCGTGAAATAGAAATCGACAATGGTGAATCAGAATCAAATGATAATGGTTCAACTCGATGGTCAATTAGTGAAAATGATCTCAAAGATGCTAGCAACAtgatattcaacaaagccATTGCCAATGCCGCTGATGCAAGCGATGCTATGATGAACGTTGACTCAATTTCGGCTACTATGAGgagcaatttcaattcagatGATGTATTATTGGACTCACGCCACGCATTGAATCATGAAGCTAATAGTATTGCAACAACCAATTCTCGATCACCTAGCTTTCCATTTGAGTCAGCGACAATGACTATAAATAACAAACACAAGTTGGATCCTTTAGAAAGCTGGGACAGGAAGAAACAGGCCTCGGCTGGAATAACATCGcaagatcaacaacagaGTAGTACTATTAATCTAATTTTTGACAATCCGTTAGCAAATGGTAACTCCCTGGACATTTATGAACAGctgaatcaacaacatctgTCGCAATCACAAGCTTTTCCATCGGGTTCTGAAGTGGATAATGATATGTCACAGTCTATATTGAAACTTATCAACTATTCATCACTTAACACCATCAACTTGTCACAAGCCACGATTGATGATCTCAATTATAACTTGAAAATCATCCAATCTAGATTGGGTCAGAATTAAAAGGAATGTCTTGTCATAGAAATAGAGAGAATCCTTTAATTATATATTTTTCGTAAATGTGCCTTTCCCGTTGGATATCctatatacatatatttATTATTGTGGTACGATTTTCCTGAATTCCGCTTCTGCTTATAAGCATACTCCCATTCGAAGCTTCAAAAGAATGTGCTTGTACCTTGCTTGCTACAAAAGACAAACCATAGCATAATTCGCCTTTGGTTTCTATTTTTCCTCTTCGACGTCATCCTCGGTTATACCCAACTCCTTAGCTTTAGCCTCCAATCTAGCCCTCTTTTCAGCCCTTGCTTTCCTTATTCTCGCGACTTCAGCTTGAATTTCATGAGGCTCTTTTGgtatttgattcaaagtAGCTGGGTCAGGCCAGAACCCAGGCAAGTTGAACTTTTTATCTGTATCTAAACCAACATAGTACATAATCAAGATTGGTGAAAGTAAGTAAAAGCCAAACTAGACAGTTCACATTAGTAACAAGATCGGAAAAAGGAGCTCTAGTTTTCGAAATAAAAGGCTGCAAAAAGTGAGTTATAACATACCTTAGCCGTCTCTAGCTGTGTACGCGTTACACTATGTATGAATCTGTGTATGTAACCCATTAAGAGATTGCTGTAATTAAAGAATGGAGGTGATGGATTAATCAACGTgatatttttttccaaaacagCTAAGTAATATTTTATAAGTGGTAGCGCTTGGTCGCTAGGACTTAAGCGTAACATACCAGTGGTTAGAGTACCCAAAATTCATTTACTACAACACATGAAAACCTTGGGATGAACAAACAGAAACTTTCATTCCTAAAAATACAGTTTaaaaaagcaaaacaaaaacaaaaactaaTTAAGCAAAGCATACTCACACTACGTGATGCTTAAAGATATGAAATCTGCGGCCGATAATCCTTCTGAAGCTTGTGATTG encodes the following:
- a CDS encoding Yju3 protein (S. cerevisiae homolog YJU3 has serine hydrolase activity, acylglycerol lipase activity, has role in triglyceride metabolic process and localizes to mitochondrial outer membrane, lipid particle, plasma membrane enriched fraction), producing the protein MPAEVPIPYTSIGKPITEFVEYNNANFSTTTWKVPSNVEYKGKIFYVHGFMESASIYTEFFDNLSQNGYEVFFFDQRGSGETSPNDLGGTNEFYTFDDLDFFLKRSLDARSDPKEKFILMGHSMGGGIILNYGIRGKYKDGIKAIIACGPLIKLHPKTQPNIVSRLALPYVSKVLPNFKLDSKLNYDYITSNKRWQNYIREHDKKLIGSLAQFNDMFKRGKDLLNPEYAQKFDTNIALLIVHGTHDYINDIKGSEEFFPLLPENMNKVIDRIDAGRHSLFVENDELFKLVFKKVTDFLQEYARRE
- a CDS encoding Pet100 chaperone (facilitates the assembly of cytochrome c oxidase), translated to MGYIHRFIHSVTRTQLETAKFGFYLLSPILIMYYVGLDTDKKFNLPGFWPDPATLNQIPKEPHEIQAEVARIRKARAEKRARLEAKAKELGITEDDVEEEK
- a CDS encoding Ptc1 protein phosphatase (member of the Type 2C-related family (serine/threonine-specific), similar to S. cerevisiae); its protein translation is MNATEPDPNVDISSPSVASFGQQPVSHQGLAQRRAEYHQKNHSEEMTSQHSSSNHTQSPTDRRTTPPLTDPKIPLPPSDSSSTSDMIDSPPAHHSAKPRSKTSSEYDPFAGLSFKVGVAENKNSTYRSKMEDVHTYIANFAERVDWGYFAIFDGHAGKDSARWCGNNLHSLLEQEIDLELQDQNNTLPSSNKANLSSSEQPTAPPNHSEGSPIFTNPGSSTSSIPLKGRVDMKDHLYKSFVKADEIIEKNGQGASGCTAAVAVLRWESETEDDCMVNTNNIGKQTDDTSKSFDFVPTKNHKRMLYTSNVGDSRIVLSRKGKAYRLSYDHKASDKNEIDRVENSGGLILKNRVNGVLAVTRSLGDSYMKDLVLGKPFTTSTQIIKDDEFMIIACDGVWDVISDTKACKIVADCFKKGLDAQEASKKLCQLAIDASTTDNVTVMVVQFDQAIFAQ
- a CDS encoding Pdc2 transcriptional regulator of pyruvate decarboxylase, with amino-acid sequence MGYTIKQKIEICLKAESNPHMTQSDLAVWAMKEYGSTRPPSQTTISRILSSKNDIIASKEDEFKLVRRRKQTNPLLRKILTEWITQATWEGIPITTPIIQSTAHAIWTRLPKEDKSGNGVFNQKWCAHFIKKLNINITGSEEDIKQNFGYKLNKVWMLDEKVELKNYLSNMIKQDNYSPQDIFVIDEFQLFYSLPLDQIFDVSSVDKGLQQSHTSNEYSLTALLGCNIDGSEKLLPLIVGKYDKFGVSKSSFANLQAVSSDATSHHNLMNKITQVYNISYKANTNKWITSSMFQNYILSLDHKIHSLTPHRKILIILDDCSSHRLVNIKFQHIKLVYLKNETCHKNPYNTSYGSVKFDYLPMNFGIIEEFKIFYRIQQYTEMIRLQRKKSMANKTKQSASTTSSLGLNYNMANTSPALEVLAEQDYHIPMITVIEWVTRAWSWVSPERIFQSWKKTRLLPLTPNQSWPSFKTRDMADGIFRNLNKSLRLFNEARSHKELEDIMGHLNVVIPWEIEELVGLVNERGKITLNYASIEEIIGSCLSEAIEDDGNSDEDDDNREIEIDNGESESNDNGSTRWSISENDLKDASNMIFNKAIANAADASDAMMNVDSISATMRSNFNSDDVLLDSRHALNHEANSIATTNSRSPSFPFESATMTINNKHKLDPLESWDRKKQASAGITSQDQQQSSTINLIFDNPLANGNSSDIYEQSNQQHSSQSQAFPSGSEVDNDMSQSILKLINYSSLNTINLSQATIDDLNYNLKIIQSRLGQN
- a CDS encoding Crp1 plasma membrane copper transporter, with protein sequence MQTLRIKLSNVHCQKCETTIKKVISRFYKINEIEANIVSESNIEELSNREVFFYLKDAEVTLYGSNIIDFKNDLKKVIKQLEKSGFGVTKWVVVDENGDQNSFENAHDIEVGPGDAPHHDGFFDIWGIFEKYSASKSAKKHLKYCTVCQNSKASKASKTNETSDSSSVETKVEVSEPEFRASFMITGMTCSSCVHTVEDALKGLLGGDKDSASMGDANYSVNLLQQSVVAIIKNKQLINQIIDRVNDLGFECKLIEVLPVHRSINTRITALIGGMTCAACANSIEAAVKNLPFVLESGINVVTKNAQFVLEDDTHHENLQKLKEAVEDCGFDFEVVTNEKINFTSAKQKPRTINIKVEGMFCDHCPEIIMSYLLRYGDAIVVHDPITLKHPIIKFTYVPSRNVTARQIVWDLNHLRDDGTGNHTIDNEGGSFTCGLVKPVSVDEHIKKLARSEVMNLALRLVLATVFAIPTFIFGIVAMSLLSKHHPFRVWVEEPIWVGNASRASWILLILSTPVYLFAADTFHRKAIKEIKSLWLHKNSFKSRLLKFGSMNLLMSLGTTVAYFASIALLALSANQKAKTHMGFHTTYFDSVVFLTFFLLIGKLLQSYSKSKTADAISKLATLKQNTAIVVDEVEGHFENDQVVDLELLEVGDYIKIGSGESPPVDCVILNGESNFDESALTGESTPVKHIEGHQIFSGTVNIGSHSIIAKVTSLEGDSLLSQIINTVRDGQLKKAPMERTADLITGYFVPIIITVAIITWVIWLSLGYSGVLPQSYLDIDIGGWTVWSLEFAIAVFVVACPCGIGLAAPTALFVGSGLAAKYGILAKGGGAAFQDGATANIVCFDKTGTLTRGELAVTNYSFVEKESALKQFSLQIARDLEVASSHPLAKATRLFAEYLSLNKGIPLVANKIPQVETVHGRGLRGDFVYNDGEESDWGKFQPTEAILGNEKLFEENDVLVNDEQQTLLTKWKTECKSVMLVGLKCPTYFNDDKIHLIFMMAARDQIRPETKKVMEYFNLKNIDTWMITGDNSLTANAIAKEIGITNVVSEVLPDEKEAQIKRIRQLKQNDSNKSKCVIAMVGDGINDAPALAAADVGIALSSGADLAVTSSDFILLNKLHPLICLVTLFDLSRVVFRRVKFNFAWSLVYNMIGLPIAAGVIYPYRNSRLDPVWASAAMALSSVSVVLSSLALRLYKPKLHAKDFDLKEDEETLPEED